A region from the Aegilops tauschii subsp. strangulata cultivar AL8/78 chromosome 5, Aet v6.0, whole genome shotgun sequence genome encodes:
- the LOC109787306 gene encoding carotenoid 9,10(9',10')-cleavage dioxygenase isoform X1 encodes MEVNRPPHDCRRIRLCHYQKSRMLKATTSPPNALRPSRAYYRPAFSLSATTSSSSLTSNPKKSLIQELRRQLSSTIDDASQVLKNAPQKLLDAIVDSTFKFTHQALLPSESNFAPVDEIGGSIEILQIEGEIPKDFPEGVYIRNGSNPLFGALHSTVSVFGESSEIWVEGEGMLHALYFTKTGSASSWSVSYDNRYVQSETLKIEQDRQKPCFLPAIEGDSAAIIVAYILNYLRFGKVNKNITNTNVFEHAGRVYAVAESHQPQEICIQNLETGNTWDIGGEWDRPFTAHPKVAPGSGELVIFGSDAKKPFLVVGVVSDDGTKLKHKVDLKLNRSTLCHDIGVTLKYNIIIDIPLTIDIGRLTTGGQLIEFEKEGYARIGIMPRYGDAESVMWFDVEPFCMFHLINCFEEGDEVVVQGLRSADSVIPGPRLNKQEILPERSELKKDGKAMKQGINEKLFSRLFEWRLNLKTKTVSGEYLTGTECSLEFPMINNHYTGVRHSYGYAQIVDSLTRSASSSEKVLPKYGGFAKLCLEERENTEVCINQLRASVQLLFNQDFLTQIQAVHQTSAEDLIKMEIHRLSEDEFCSGASFVPRVGGSHEDDGWIISFVHNERTNTSQVHIIDTQKFEGAPVAKITLPQRVPYGFHGTFVHNNIHGHVNTRSEKKLDNLKFIY; translated from the exons ATGGAGGTCAATCGTCCTCCTCATGATTGCAGGAGGATCAGGCTTTGTCACTATCAGAAATCCAGAATGCTGAAAGCTACTACCTCTCCTCCAAATGCCTTGAGGCCTTCCCGTGCCTACTACAGGCCTGCTTTCTCTCTCAGTGCAACAACTTCGTCCTCGTCTCTAACCTCCAACCCAAAG AAATCTTTGATCCAGGAGCTCCGAAGGCAGCTCTCTTCCACCATCGACGATGCCTCGCAGGTGCTGAAGAATGCGCCACAGAAGCTTCTGGATGCAATAGTTGACTCAACCTTCAAGTTTACTCATCAAGCTCTGCTCCCGTCTGAG AGCAACTTTGCGCCCGTCGATGAGATCGGTGGATCCATAGAGATACTCCAGATTGAAGGAGAGATACCCAAAGATTTCCCCGAGGGCGTGTACATCAGAAATG GCTCCAATCCTCTCTTTGGCGCCCTCCACTCGACTGTCTCCGTCTTCGGGGAGTCCAGTGAGATATGGGTTGAGGGCGAGGGCATGCTCCATGCCCTGTACTTCACCAAGACCGGTTCAGCTTCTTCTTGGTCAGTCTCCTACGACAATCGCTACGTGCAATCCGAAACATTGAAGATCGAACAAGACCGCCAGAAACCATGCTTCCTCCCTGCTATCGAGGGTGACTCGGCAGCCATCATTGTCGCCTACATTCTCAACTAT CTGAGGTTTGGCAAGGTGAATAAGAACATCACCAACACCAATGTGTTTGAACATGCGGGTAGGGTGTACGCTGTCGCAGAAAGCCATCAGCCCCAGGAAATCTGCATACAAAATCTTGAGACAGGCAATACCTGGGATATTGGTGGGGAGTGGGATCGGCCCTTCACAGCTCACCCAAAG GTAGCTCCTGGATCAGGAGAACTTGTCATCTTTGGCTCAGATGCAAAGAAGCCTTTCCTAGTTGTTGGTGTTGTCTCAG ATGATGGAACCAAACTAAAACATAAAGTTGACCTCAAGCTGAACAGATCTACACTTTGTCATGACATAGGAGTTACTCTGAA GTACAACATAATCATAGATATACCACTTACTATTGACATTGGTAGACTCACTACAGGCGGTCA GCTGATCGAATTTGAGAAGGAAGGTTATGCAAGAATTGGGATTATGCCCCGCTATGGTGACGCAGAGTCAGTTATGTGGTTCGATGTTGAACCATTCTGCATGTTCCATCTTATCAACTGCTTCGAAGAAGGTGATGAG GTTGTTGTTCAAGGCCTCCGTTCGGCAGACTCCGTCATACCAGGGCCAAGATTAAACAAACAAGAAATACTCCCTGAAAGGTCCGAGCTTAAAAAAGATGGCAAGGCCATGAAACAAGGCATTAATGAGAAATTATTCTCTCGCTTGTTTGAATGGAGATTAAACCTGAAAACGAAGACTGTTTCAGGGGAATATTTGACTGGGACTGAGTGCTCCTTGGAATTCCCAATGATCAATAACCACTACACAGGCGTGCGTCATAGTTATGGCTACGCACAAATAGTGGATTCTTTAACAAGATCTGCTAGCAGTAGTGAAAAAG TACTACCAAAGTATGGGGGCTTTGCAAAACTATGCCTTGAGGAGAGAGAGAATACAGAGGTATGTATAAATCAGCTCCGTGCATCAGTTCAGCTACTATTTAACCAAGATTTCCTCACTCAAATTCAAGCTGTACACCAGACATCGGCAGAAGATCTAATAAAGATGGAAATTCATCGGCTTAGTGAAGATGAGTTCTGCTCTGGAGCATCATTTGTTCCAAGAGTTGGTGGCTCACATGAAGATGATGGATGGATAATATCTTTTGTACATAATGAAAGAACAAATACGTCACAG GTGCACATTATTGATACCCAAAAATTTGAAGGTGCTCCTGTTGCAAAAATAACATTGCCACAAAGAGTGCCCTATGGCTTTCATGGAACTTTTGTCCATAACAACATACACGGGCACGTGAATACCAGATCAGAAAAAAAACTGGACAACTTAAAGTTTATATATTGA
- the LOC120965030 gene encoding uncharacterized protein isoform X1, with translation MAKWWRSMRCGSITGRRTAAKHRSGAEAAAGRRDSSPPTPELSTGKTNPQAPGWNKRTRVGLAGRTRMKLVPAKSSVEARHRGGSLHLWLHAHMWWLNLRLAAVVEVVVSPVSLLKGSRRLRQPCASQLRQMGAYIFPDAFVEASSGARGEGDHLVEVVRARDRWRHFLRLRGRKVNLPEQGCVRWMQCMYIKKMFAGSHRWVCNS, from the exons ATGGCGAAGTGGTGGCGGAGCATGCGGTGCGGCAGCATCACAGGGCGGCGGACAGCGGCAAAGCACAGATCAGGGGCGGAGGCCGCAGCGGGCAGAAGGGATAGCTCCCCTCCGACGCCCGAGCTCTCAACGGGGAAGACGAATCCCCAGGCGCCCGGATGGAATAAGAG GACTAGGGTTGGATTAGCTGGCAGGACGAGGATGAAGTTGGTTCCGGCCAAGAGCAGCGTGGAGGCGCGGCACAGGGGAGGCTCGCTGCACCTGTGGCTGCATGCGCACATGTGGTGGCTGAATCTCCGCCTGGCTGCCGTGGTCGAAGTTGTGGTCTCGCCTGTATCTCTGCTGAAGGGGAGCCGACGGCTGCGTCAGCCCTGCGCGAGTCAGCTCCGGCAG ATGGGCGCTTACATCTTTCCTGACGCATTTGTAGAAGCGAGCTCCGGCGCGCGAGGCGAAGGTGACCACCTTGTCGAGGTAGTCAGGGCAAGAGATCGGTGGCGGCACTTCCTGAGGCTGCGAGGAAGAAAAGTGAATCTTCCAGAGCAAGGGTGTGTGCGGTGGATGCAGTGCATgtatattaaaaaaatgttcgctGGAAGCCACCGTTGGGTGTGTAACAGCTGA
- the LOC109787307 gene encoding iron-sulfur assembly protein IscA-like 2, mitochondrial produces the protein MASVRPPLRRLALLLNSRIRANNRFLASASASTSSYPTAAAAGAATTETPAPEEPEVVSMTDNCVRRLKELHTKEPSAKGNMLRLSVEAGGCSGFQYTFSLDSKENADDRVFEKNGVKLVVDNVSYDFVKGSTIDYAEELISSAFVVSTNPSAVGGCSCKSSFMVK, from the exons ATGGCCTCGGTTAGGCCCCCTCTCCGCCGCCTCGCGCTGCTGCTTAACAGCCGCATCCGCGCCAACAACCGCTTcctcgcctccgcctccgcctccacctcctcctaccccaccgccgccgcagccggcgccgccaccaccgagacgccggcgccggaggagccgGAGGTCGTCAGCATGACGGATAACTGCGTCCGT AGGCTCAAAGAGTTACATACTAAAGAACCATCTGCTAAGGGCAACATGTTGCGCTTGAGCGTTGAAGCTGGTGGCTGTTCTGGATTCCAGTACACCTTCTCACTGGATAGCAAGGAAAATGCTGATGATAG GGTCTTCGAGAAGAATGGTGTTAAGTTGGTTGTCGACAATGTCTCATACGACTTCGTGAAAGGTTCAACAATCGATTATGCAGAGGAATTGATAAGCTCAGCATTTGTG GTTTCAACCAATCCAAGTGCTGTTGGAGGCTGCAGCTGCAAGAGTTCCTTCATGGTTAAATAA
- the LOC120965030 gene encoding uncharacterized protein isoform X2 — protein sequence MAKWWRSMRCGSITGRRTAAKHRSGAEAAAGRRDSSPPTPELSTGKTNPQAPGWNKRTRVGLAGRTRMKLVPAKSSVEARHRGGSLHLWLHAHMWWLNLRLAAVVEVVVSPVSLLKGSRRLRQPCASQLRQKRAPAREAKVTTLSR from the exons ATGGCGAAGTGGTGGCGGAGCATGCGGTGCGGCAGCATCACAGGGCGGCGGACAGCGGCAAAGCACAGATCAGGGGCGGAGGCCGCAGCGGGCAGAAGGGATAGCTCCCCTCCGACGCCCGAGCTCTCAACGGGGAAGACGAATCCCCAGGCGCCCGGATGGAATAAGAG GACTAGGGTTGGATTAGCTGGCAGGACGAGGATGAAGTTGGTTCCGGCCAAGAGCAGCGTGGAGGCGCGGCACAGGGGAGGCTCGCTGCACCTGTGGCTGCATGCGCACATGTGGTGGCTGAATCTCCGCCTGGCTGCCGTGGTCGAAGTTGTGGTCTCGCCTGTATCTCTGCTGAAGGGGAGCCGACGGCTGCGTCAGCCCTGCGCGAGTCAGCTCCGGCAG AAGCGAGCTCCGGCGCGCGAGGCGAAGGTGACCACCTTGTCGAGGTAG
- the LOC109787306 gene encoding carotenoid 9,10(9',10')-cleavage dioxygenase isoform X2: MEVNRPPHDCRRIRLCHYQKSRMLKATTSPPNALRPSRAYYRPAFSLSATTSSSSLTSNPKKSLIQELRRQLSSTIDDASQVLKNAPQKLLDAIVDSTFKFTHQALLPSESNFAPVDEIGGSIEILQIEGEIPKDFPEGVYIRNGSNPLFGALHSTVSVFGESSEIWVEGEGMLHALYFTKTGSASSWSVSYDNRYVQSETLKIEQDRQKPCFLPAIEGDSAAIIVAYILNYLRFGKVNKNITNTNVFEHAGRVYAVAESHQPQEICIQNLETGNTWDIGGEWDRPFTAHPKVAPGSGELVIFGSDAKKPFLVVGVVSDDGTKLKHKVDLKLNRSTLCHDIGVTLKYNIIIDIPLTIDIGRLTTGGQLIEFEKEGYARIGIMPRYGDAESVMWFDVEPFCMFHLINCFEEGDEVVVQGLRSADSVIPGPRLNKQEILPERSELKKDGKAMKQGINEKLFSRLFEWRLNLKTKTVSGEYLTGTECSLEFPMINNHYTGVRHSYGYAQIVDSLTRSASSSEKVLPKYGGFAKLCLEERENTETSAEDLIKMEIHRLSEDEFCSGASFVPRVGGSHEDDGWIISFVHNERTNTSQVHIIDTQKFEGAPVAKITLPQRVPYGFHGTFVHNNIHGHVNTRSEKKLDNLKFIY, from the exons ATGGAGGTCAATCGTCCTCCTCATGATTGCAGGAGGATCAGGCTTTGTCACTATCAGAAATCCAGAATGCTGAAAGCTACTACCTCTCCTCCAAATGCCTTGAGGCCTTCCCGTGCCTACTACAGGCCTGCTTTCTCTCTCAGTGCAACAACTTCGTCCTCGTCTCTAACCTCCAACCCAAAG AAATCTTTGATCCAGGAGCTCCGAAGGCAGCTCTCTTCCACCATCGACGATGCCTCGCAGGTGCTGAAGAATGCGCCACAGAAGCTTCTGGATGCAATAGTTGACTCAACCTTCAAGTTTACTCATCAAGCTCTGCTCCCGTCTGAG AGCAACTTTGCGCCCGTCGATGAGATCGGTGGATCCATAGAGATACTCCAGATTGAAGGAGAGATACCCAAAGATTTCCCCGAGGGCGTGTACATCAGAAATG GCTCCAATCCTCTCTTTGGCGCCCTCCACTCGACTGTCTCCGTCTTCGGGGAGTCCAGTGAGATATGGGTTGAGGGCGAGGGCATGCTCCATGCCCTGTACTTCACCAAGACCGGTTCAGCTTCTTCTTGGTCAGTCTCCTACGACAATCGCTACGTGCAATCCGAAACATTGAAGATCGAACAAGACCGCCAGAAACCATGCTTCCTCCCTGCTATCGAGGGTGACTCGGCAGCCATCATTGTCGCCTACATTCTCAACTAT CTGAGGTTTGGCAAGGTGAATAAGAACATCACCAACACCAATGTGTTTGAACATGCGGGTAGGGTGTACGCTGTCGCAGAAAGCCATCAGCCCCAGGAAATCTGCATACAAAATCTTGAGACAGGCAATACCTGGGATATTGGTGGGGAGTGGGATCGGCCCTTCACAGCTCACCCAAAG GTAGCTCCTGGATCAGGAGAACTTGTCATCTTTGGCTCAGATGCAAAGAAGCCTTTCCTAGTTGTTGGTGTTGTCTCAG ATGATGGAACCAAACTAAAACATAAAGTTGACCTCAAGCTGAACAGATCTACACTTTGTCATGACATAGGAGTTACTCTGAA GTACAACATAATCATAGATATACCACTTACTATTGACATTGGTAGACTCACTACAGGCGGTCA GCTGATCGAATTTGAGAAGGAAGGTTATGCAAGAATTGGGATTATGCCCCGCTATGGTGACGCAGAGTCAGTTATGTGGTTCGATGTTGAACCATTCTGCATGTTCCATCTTATCAACTGCTTCGAAGAAGGTGATGAG GTTGTTGTTCAAGGCCTCCGTTCGGCAGACTCCGTCATACCAGGGCCAAGATTAAACAAACAAGAAATACTCCCTGAAAGGTCCGAGCTTAAAAAAGATGGCAAGGCCATGAAACAAGGCATTAATGAGAAATTATTCTCTCGCTTGTTTGAATGGAGATTAAACCTGAAAACGAAGACTGTTTCAGGGGAATATTTGACTGGGACTGAGTGCTCCTTGGAATTCCCAATGATCAATAACCACTACACAGGCGTGCGTCATAGTTATGGCTACGCACAAATAGTGGATTCTTTAACAAGATCTGCTAGCAGTAGTGAAAAAG TACTACCAAAGTATGGGGGCTTTGCAAAACTATGCCTTGAGGAGAGAGAGAATACAGAG ACATCGGCAGAAGATCTAATAAAGATGGAAATTCATCGGCTTAGTGAAGATGAGTTCTGCTCTGGAGCATCATTTGTTCCAAGAGTTGGTGGCTCACATGAAGATGATGGATGGATAATATCTTTTGTACATAATGAAAGAACAAATACGTCACAG GTGCACATTATTGATACCCAAAAATTTGAAGGTGCTCCTGTTGCAAAAATAACATTGCCACAAAGAGTGCCCTATGGCTTTCATGGAACTTTTGTCCATAACAACATACACGGGCACGTGAATACCAGATCAGAAAAAAAACTGGACAACTTAAAGTTTATATATTGA